In the genome of Raphanus sativus cultivar WK10039 chromosome 4, ASM80110v3, whole genome shotgun sequence, one region contains:
- the LOC108851737 gene encoding uncharacterized protein LOC108851737 isoform X2 — MSRVILYAFVLLLACLSLPRFVESSGRCKAWLVQSIPTDMPELPLISGVLSTGDVFQWLANNSTRSLDIIAQYWQLLANPKDPRTGDFGYSDSDLQQFGAHLGSLVYKSIDNAANRNVSIRLLSHSGVYPEYTKEPSDLAYGRPNVKNVTLLLSKWYGSGIVHAKVWISDDRDVYIGSANNDWKSLTQVKEVGIYLSGCSRIARKIKTYFDNLWRLASLDSSVHTRNVSDQQWLINRTVPCWSRFIPNKARCKSPLPSYIETPNVQPGYPPLSDPEMFNIDIETLPRNHSCQEKQQSYLSFAPPELLFGSHQSDEQGWVDTIKSVVKGGTIRINTMDWLGQSQYTNPTVYWSSLSSAVSENARVKILVAYWGHFIQATDGYLRSLLYSNVLCSSSSVKSKCFGQVEIRYYMVPGFNMTGPAVRNGTKTGNMFPDYTRVNHGKYVVSDVRAHIGTSNLVWDYFYATSGVSFGTYNTEIVLKLQEIFDADWNSPYVVPVQEFGQDV, encoded by the exons atgagtAGAGTGATTCTATACGCATTCGTGTTGCTTCTAGCTTGCCTCTCCCTACCACGTTTTGTAGAATCTTCCGGCAGATGCAAAGCTTGGCTAGTTCAGTCCATCCCCACGGACATGCCTGAGCTTCCTCTCATCTCTGGTGTACTTTCTACAG GCGATGTGTTTCAGTGGCTTGCAAACAATTCAACAAGATCACTTGACATCATAGCACAGTACTGGCAGCTTCTTGCTAATCCAAAAGATCCTCGCACTGGCGATTTCGGTTACTCGGATTCAGATTTGCAGCAATTTGGAGCTCATCTTGGTTCTCTAGTTTACAAATCCATCGACAATGCTGCTAACCGCAACGTTAGTATCAG ACTATTATCTCATTCAGGAGTATATCCAGAATATACCAAAGAACCATCTGATCTTGCTTATGGAAGACCAAACGTGAAGAATGTGACTTTGCTACTAAGCAAGTGGTACGGCTCAGGGATTGTTCATGCCAAGGTTTGGATTTCAGATGATCGCGACGTGTATATCGGATCAGCCAACAATGACTGGAAATCTCTAACTCAG GTCAAAGAGGTTGGCATCTACTTAAGTGGATGTTCACGAATTGCTAGAAAGATCAAAACTTATTTCGATAACTTGTGGAGATTAGCCTCTCTTGACTCTTCAGTTCACACGAGAAATGTATCTGACCAACAATGGCTGATTAATAGAACTGTTCCTTGCTGGTCACGTTTTATACCTAACAAAGCAAGATGCAA gtcaCCTCTTCCAAGTTACATAGAGACACCAAATGTTCAACCTGGTTATCCTCCACTATCTGATCCTGAGATGTTCAATATCGACATCGAAACTCTCCCTAGAAACCACTCTTGTCAAGAAAAGCAACAGAGTTATCTATCTTTTGCACCACCAGAG cttttgTTTGGAAGCCATCAATCTGATGAACAAGGATGGGTAGATACAATTAAATCTGTAGTGAAAGGAGGAACAATTAGGATCAATACAATGGACTGGCTTGGCCAGTCTCAGTACACTAATCCTACGGTTTACTGGTCATCCCTTTCTTCTGCGGTTTCCGAG AATGCCAGGGTGAAGATCCTAGTAGCATATTGGGGTCATTTCATTCAGGCCACTGATGGTTACTTGAGGTCGCTGCTCTACTCCAATGTTCTTTGCTCATCTTCCTCTGTGAAAAGCAAGTGTTTTGGCCAAGTGGAGATCAGATACTACATGGTTCCTGGTTTTAACATGACAGGACCTGCGGTCAGAAACGGGACTAAAACCGGAAACATGTTTCCAGATTACACGAGGGTGAATCATGGGAAGTATGTGGTCAGCGACGTGAGAGCTCACATAGGAACCAGCAATCTGGTTTGGGATTATTTTTATGCGACAAGTGGTGTGAGCTTTGGAACATACAATACAGAGATTGTGTTGAAGCTTCAGGAGATCTTTGATGCAGATTGGAACTCTCCATATGTAGTTCCAGTTCAAGAATTTGGACAAgatgtttaa
- the LOC108851737 gene encoding uncharacterized protein LOC108851737 isoform X1 translates to MSRVILYAFVLLLACLSLPRFVESSGRCKAWLVQSIPTDMPELPLISGVLSTGDVFQWLANNSTRSLDIIAQYWQLLANPKDPRTGDFGYSDSDLQQFGAHLGSLVYKSIDNAANRNVSIRLLSHSGVYPEYTKEPSDLAYGRPNVKNVTLLLSKWYGSGIVHAKVWISDDRDVYIGSANNDWKSLTQVKEVGIYLSGCSRIARKIKTYFDNLWRLASLDSSVHTRNVSDQQWLINRTVPCWSRFIPNKARCKSPLPSYIETPNVQPGYPPLSDPEMFNIDIETLPRNHSCQEKQQSYLSFAPPELLFGSHQSDEQGWVDTIKSVVKGGTIRINTMDWLGQSQYTNPTVYWSSLSSAVSEVVFAKNARVKILVAYWGHFIQATDGYLRSLLYSNVLCSSSSVKSKCFGQVEIRYYMVPGFNMTGPAVRNGTKTGNMFPDYTRVNHGKYVVSDVRAHIGTSNLVWDYFYATSGVSFGTYNTEIVLKLQEIFDADWNSPYVVPVQEFGQDV, encoded by the exons atgagtAGAGTGATTCTATACGCATTCGTGTTGCTTCTAGCTTGCCTCTCCCTACCACGTTTTGTAGAATCTTCCGGCAGATGCAAAGCTTGGCTAGTTCAGTCCATCCCCACGGACATGCCTGAGCTTCCTCTCATCTCTGGTGTACTTTCTACAG GCGATGTGTTTCAGTGGCTTGCAAACAATTCAACAAGATCACTTGACATCATAGCACAGTACTGGCAGCTTCTTGCTAATCCAAAAGATCCTCGCACTGGCGATTTCGGTTACTCGGATTCAGATTTGCAGCAATTTGGAGCTCATCTTGGTTCTCTAGTTTACAAATCCATCGACAATGCTGCTAACCGCAACGTTAGTATCAG ACTATTATCTCATTCAGGAGTATATCCAGAATATACCAAAGAACCATCTGATCTTGCTTATGGAAGACCAAACGTGAAGAATGTGACTTTGCTACTAAGCAAGTGGTACGGCTCAGGGATTGTTCATGCCAAGGTTTGGATTTCAGATGATCGCGACGTGTATATCGGATCAGCCAACAATGACTGGAAATCTCTAACTCAG GTCAAAGAGGTTGGCATCTACTTAAGTGGATGTTCACGAATTGCTAGAAAGATCAAAACTTATTTCGATAACTTGTGGAGATTAGCCTCTCTTGACTCTTCAGTTCACACGAGAAATGTATCTGACCAACAATGGCTGATTAATAGAACTGTTCCTTGCTGGTCACGTTTTATACCTAACAAAGCAAGATGCAA gtcaCCTCTTCCAAGTTACATAGAGACACCAAATGTTCAACCTGGTTATCCTCCACTATCTGATCCTGAGATGTTCAATATCGACATCGAAACTCTCCCTAGAAACCACTCTTGTCAAGAAAAGCAACAGAGTTATCTATCTTTTGCACCACCAGAG cttttgTTTGGAAGCCATCAATCTGATGAACAAGGATGGGTAGATACAATTAAATCTGTAGTGAAAGGAGGAACAATTAGGATCAATACAATGGACTGGCTTGGCCAGTCTCAGTACACTAATCCTACGGTTTACTGGTCATCCCTTTCTTCTGCGGTTTCCGAG GTTGTCTTCGCCAAGAATGCCAGGGTGAAGATCCTAGTAGCATATTGGGGTCATTTCATTCAGGCCACTGATGGTTACTTGAGGTCGCTGCTCTACTCCAATGTTCTTTGCTCATCTTCCTCTGTGAAAAGCAAGTGTTTTGGCCAAGTGGAGATCAGATACTACATGGTTCCTGGTTTTAACATGACAGGACCTGCGGTCAGAAACGGGACTAAAACCGGAAACATGTTTCCAGATTACACGAGGGTGAATCATGGGAAGTATGTGGTCAGCGACGTGAGAGCTCACATAGGAACCAGCAATCTGGTTTGGGATTATTTTTATGCGACAAGTGGTGTGAGCTTTGGAACATACAATACAGAGATTGTGTTGAAGCTTCAGGAGATCTTTGATGCAGATTGGAACTCTCCATATGTAGTTCCAGTTCAAGAATTTGGACAAgatgtttaa
- the LOC130510787 gene encoding uncharacterized protein LOC130510787, which translates to MDKWFLWVSGFSELDEYWFGSKWVYGLPNPTQFFSRHLFSSSSSLFFLSHETYFFFPISRDLETFIIINHDLETFIINHDLSITTFIITHDLTSITPSSSNTATLFFSLAISGFLSYHIRLYDTDPDLSKELLAIGSSNNNCKLVSSKGKSTYPSDSVLGSSRLRLLKLCI; encoded by the exons ATGGATAAATGGTTTTTATGGGTTAGTGGGTTTAGTGAGTTGGATGAATATTGGTTTGGATCAAAATGGGTTTATGGGTTACCCAATCCAACCCAATTTTTTTCAcgtcatctcttctcttcttcttcctctctcttttttttgtctcacgaaacttatttttttttcccgATCTCCCGAGACCTCGAgaccttcatcatcatcaatcacGACCTCGAGACCTTCATCATCAATCACGACTTATCGATCACAACCTTCATCATCACTCACGACTTGACATCGATTACCCCTTCATCATCAAACACAGCAACTCTGTTTTTCTCTCTTGCAATTTCTGGGTTTCTCTCTTACCATATCCGCCTTTACGACACCGATCCAGACCTCTCCAAAGAGCTCCTCGCGATCGGATCCTCTAACAACAACTGCAAACTCGTTAGCTCTAAAGG GAAGAGTACGTATCCAAGTGATAGCGTTTTGGGTTCATCTCGTCTCAGGCTTCTCAAGCTTTGTATTTGA